The Camelus bactrianus isolate YW-2024 breed Bactrian camel chromosome 13, ASM4877302v1, whole genome shotgun sequence nucleotide sequence TGTGGCCCCGGAGCCGTCGCTGGAGAATCAGCTCCCTCTCTGCCCCGCTCAGGCACCCGTAGATGTCTGGGCTGCGCAGGACCTGGAGGTAGTTGTCACTCATCACCTTGTAGGCGGCCTCCTTCAGGgcctccaggctctgcctcttGGCAAAAGTTAGCACCTCATAGCAATTGCCCAGATCCAGGTGAACACCTGGGGCtgaacctggggtgagcgggaggtGGAAGAAATTGGTCCCAGCCACAAACTGCACGTGGGGCTTCCCACTGCTTCCGGCTGAGCCGAACCCCAGAGAATCCCGGGATATGGGGCCAGTGGGCGGAGCACTCTGGtctgggcaggagggagcagagtTCCCAAAGCCATCGAGCTGCAGCTGAAGCTCTGGGTTGTCCACGATCTGAAGGAGGCTCTCCTTCCTGCTGAAGCCTTGCACGGAGGATGACAGCTCAGGCTGCGGGGAGgcggctgcctctgccccacctacTCTGTCATCCACATGGCCTCCGGAGGCTGCCCCCGTTCCCAGGGGGTGTGGCACTGAAACAGGGGATGGAGCCTCAGCCAGGGCTGCCCTTCTGGGGGCCAACGTACCCCTGGAGGTGGCCTGAGAGGTGGATTCAACATAGTAATCGTACACCTTGCCCTTCAGCGGGGACCTGATGCCCTCCCCCTTCTCCGGTATGAAATTCTCCACCACTCGAACCCGGGCCATGGACGAGAAGGTGTAAGAGGCATCGGTGGCTCCCTCCTGCTGATGCAAGGCCAGGCCCATGTCTGAGGCAGCCTGGAGGGCCCCGGCCTCTTCCCTGTGGACCCCTGTCACGCGGGTAAAGACCCAGCTCTTACTCATGTCGCTCCCGTCTCCTGTGTGGGCTGCCCAGCGTTGGTGGGGGGATTCCTGCTCTCTGGCCCCTGGCTGCTTGGGGGGCCCGCTGTTCAGCCATGGAGTAGGCTCACCGCCCCCACTGTTGCCGTCCGCCGCTGTGAGGCCGATTGGGGAGCTTTTGGGTTCACTGCACAAATGGGGGTGATGGGTCAGTCTGGGCTTACCGCCAGAGGCTGTTCCGGCTTCCTGGCCACCGCGTGGAGGAGCTGTCAGGTGGGAGTCCAGGCGCGGCCCACCCTGCCCTCCGCCAGCACCCTTGTTCCCGGGCTGCCCAGTCTCCCTGGCTTCTGAGTCTTTGGAAGAGGCTCCCGTTGCCAGGACTCCGGAGCGCTCAGGATTCTCCCAGCTGCAGCTGGGCAATTCTCCAGTCCCCTCGCTTCCCCTCCTGCGTCTCAGGCCCCAGCGTGGCGCCCCAGAAACAGCCCCGTGGGTGGCAGGCTGCCCAGagccctctgcctcctgctcGGCCTTGACCTTGGCGTTCCCGCCCCTCCGTGGGGCCTGGGTGGGCCTCGACTTGTACAGCCGGTAGGCCACGGTCACCAGGAGCAGGGCAGCGGCGGACAGCACCACCTTGCCAGTCAGCTGCATGTCCAGATGCCAGTCCTGGGTCTccgctcctcctcctctggggaGCATGTTCCCAAGCTGACCCAAGGCAGAGGAATGTCAAGAATCCGATTAATGATTGCCCAATAGGGACGGTTCCTGGTTCCTGCCGAGCTGAGCGGGAGGGGGGTCTGGGCTGACTCTGGCCGGCTGGCCAGCAGAAGAGTTGGAGCAAAGGTGACTTTGAGCTGGCAGAGGGTGGCCACGGGGGCCCGGGGCTGGCAGGTCTCAGGATCTGGCCTCCTCGGATCCTTTGATACTTCCCCTGGGGAGCACAAGGCACCTGTCCTGGGGATCAAGCTTGTGATCAGCCGCCCGAGCCGGCAGCACCGGGTGGGGGTTAGGAGTGTCTGGCAGGTACATGATGAGGGAGGAAGCTCTTGACCAAACAGTCACCCGATGCCAGGAAACACACGGGGTTGgttattatttgtgtgtgttcGGTGTTTCTCTTTTGCAAATGCACTGGGCAGGGAGGGTTGGGTGTGGTGAGTTGTGGGGCAGGTGGAGCCGTGGCAGGTGTGGCATGAGATCCTCCTGGGTCTGTTTCCTTCCTGTTGAGGTCATGTGGTCCCCATGGTGGGGTCCAGAGTTAGCAGCAGGGGAGGCTGAGCTGGGGACTACAGCCAAGCCACCTGACCAGGCTCTTGAACACCTctgtcctccttccctgcccGACCAGTTGACCAGGAGAACCAGCCTTCCTGCGAGGAGTTGGGGGAAACACGTGGCATTAGTACCCAGATCGGGGACAGACACAGGGCACATCTTCACCCTCCAAACCAGATAATCTCACACAGTGAGAGGCCTGGGGAGACTCACCCACCCCCTCAATCTCATCCATGCCGTGGATTCCGGAGCCAGTCcatctggctctgccacttaccagctgtgtaacCTTAGGCAAgcaacttcacctctctgtgcctcagtttcttcgttTGAAAAATGGGGTAACAGCATATCCTCCTCCTCCTAAGTTCATGGTGAGAACAAAATGGGCTAATGTGTGGGAAGGCCATGGGGCGCAGCTCCACCTCGTGAAAGCTTAGTAAACGTCAGCcactcttcttcctctcctctttctctctctcatcatcAGTGTCATTGTCACTCACATCAATCATCATCAGCGGGACCTTCTGAACCCCAGGTGTAACTATCCCTCCCCAGACTGAGGTCCTCTCGGAGTCACCAAAAGCCAGGGCAGGGGTCTCAACCTCGTGCTGCCTGTGGGGGCTGGACAGGTAAAGTCAACAAGCGAGGACCCACTGGCCGATGGCGCCAGGCAGGCGGACGCAGCACTGCTGGTCCCACTGTGTCTGAGATGCTGAGCGTCTAGGCAGTGATGCCACCACTCTTAGTTTCTAAATGTTGGCATCTAATTAAAAAGTGAGAATAAAAACCACTCTGGAGGAAACACATGTTTGGAAGAATTTGGCCTTGAAACCTTGACTTGAGAAAATCCTGACTCTTTCTGATGCCGTTCACACTCCTCCACGCTCCATCCTCACTTTACCTGATCTCTGCCTCTCatgcctggctctgggctggggctCAGGCCGCCTTCCCTCGTCTTTGCTGGTCCACATCCCTCCTGTCCTGCAGGGTCAGGTCAAAGGCTGCCTCCTGTGcctccttctctgtgcctctgtccgTCCAGGATCATCTTTTCCTCCTTGTTCTCTTTCAGCCTCTGTCACATGGGCTGCAGGTCAAAGTCCTCTCTGCTCTGCTGGATGCCGAGTCTCCAAGGAAGCTCAGCTTTGGGGCCTGAGCCTGTATGGGTCTGGGCACAACTGGGACAAGAGCTGGCAGGATGGTAcctttccagggggaggagggggcggacACTCCGGGTGAATCTCACCTGATGCTCACCCAAATGATCTCACCTAGGAGAAATACTGTTGTCACCCCCATTTTATGGCAGCTCCAAGGTTATGTCAGTCTGTCTATAAATGGGGACTTCTATCCCTCTTCCCAGACTCCAGACTTTCAACGACCTAAATTCATCCAGCAGCTATGACTTCTCCTGGAGCCAGGCCTGCTCAGCCTGTCCCACTGGCGACCGGCAGCAGGGTTTCCTCTCTTTCCATTATGGCTAAAATAGGGATGGACAAttattgttagaaatgcagatttccaAGCTCCACTCCCAgactttctgattcagtaggctTGAGGTGGCTTCCAGGAAATCTCCACATTAATAATCATCTCAGGAGATTCCTGTGGGTTGAGGAATGAAAAGTGAGTTGGCTCTTCCACTTGTCTGCTGAGAATTCCTCTTCACCCCCGGGGTGGCGTCTGCTCCCTATACCATCCGGGCgagaagtggggaaaggaaaggaatccTGGGTACTTTGCAAGAGTAAGACCATCTCATCTTCCCAATAATCCACAGAGGAGGTATTGTCATTGccctcatttcacaggtgaggaaaccgaggctcaaagGGGTGTACTGATGTCATGCAGGCTGTCATTGGCAGAGTCTTAATTTATAACCAGGTGTCTCCAACTACAAGGCCCATTTGTCTTCCTCTGGGAAGGAGAGGATGAGTTATAAAGGGAAGTAAAAGTGATTTGTCCAGTGGTGAAATTCGGGGACTGATgtgggccacccccaccccaccccccgggTCCAAGCTACCATTCCGACAGTAAGGGCAGCTTATGGGACTCCCTTGGAGAGGGAGACTGTGGCGTGTCCCTCTGGTGGGTGTGACCTGGCATTGTCCTCTTAGACACCACTGAGTGAGTAGATTCTCAGCCCCTTTGGTGGGCTTCTTCCCACCTGATAAAGACTTCATAGCATTTCTCATCATCTGAAATCTCCCGATAGCTCCAGCTTAAACCCTTTGAGTCAGACGATCTCTCTTTCCATTGGCAACGATGCTCTTGGATGTTGGGTGTGGCCAAACCAGGTCCCTGGGGTGgccaggggaaggtggggaggaccACTAGGAACAGAAGACACAGTCCCAGCCCCGGGGAAGGACTTATGTCCTGATCTGGAAGATGACGCATACTCCTGAGATATTATCAAAGCACAGTGTatctcaaagaaaaaattaacaaggTGATGTGTCAGCAGGTGCTTGTTGACAGAGCACAACCAGACTGTTGGAcagccagggaggctggagcaAGGGGCATCAGAGTAGAGGTCAGGGAAGATTCCAGAAAGAAGCGTttagggggtatagctcagtggtagggcatctGACTGCAGAAAGAAGTGTTTAATGTTGAGTATCAGTAAGAGAAGGAGGGGACATAGACTGAGTCACTGAGAGGACAAATATTCCTGAGACGTTCACCatgtaccaggccctgtgctggggtgCAGGGACACAGGTTAGGGAGACACATGGCCCCTGCACCCGTGGAGACTGCTGATTCCGGGGGAAGAAGATTCTTAGCAACAAGGTGATGGGGCACGACAGTGCTCACAGGTGAGGGTGTGGGTGGGAGAGGGAACAGGGGTCCCTGCTCCAGGCTAGGACAAGACGGTGGAGAGGGCACCAGATAGGCAGGAACAGGGAAGGCCAAGAAGAGGGAAGCAGCAGTGGGTGAGAAATTCAGGGGGATGGACGCGGGAGCCGTGACAATGCATGAACACCTCCGGATTGGATCCTGGGGCTGGATGCAGGCTGCGTGTGAGGGCGGAGGGTCGGACGGCACTGATGCGAATCCTGGCTTGGCGCTTCCTGCGACCTTCCCTTGTCGGAAGGTGAAAGTAGCACCAGTGGAACAGCGTGCGCAGAGGAGGCTTATTAAAGGAGGCTTCTCGCCGTCTGCCCTCCATTCCAGTCCTCAATGAACACAGCCACCTGGGACTGTTATAAAATGCAGGCTTTATTATTAGTCAGGTATGGTGAGGCCAACATATCAGGAGATGACTGCTATTGCGAAGGTAACTTGTTACTCACAGTTCCTTGGAGAAGTCACCACCCTGTGCCTGCCTCGCAGGGCCACATAGGGAAGGACCAGGGTCaccaggaggcaggaggggagggggaaatgggaacAAGAGCCTTTACTGTGGTTTTCCTAGGAAGGAATGGGCGGGGCAGGGTAAACAGGCTTAAGAATGGCTAGGTTTGAATAATTTCAGGGGACCAAAATTATTCGGCTGTCTTTATTTGTCTCATACTTAGTCCTGGAGTGACTAGGGCAGGGGACCATCGGCCCTGGGGTATAAGAGCTTTGCGAGAGCCTGTAAAGCAGGTGGTTGGGAAAATGCTTGGGGTTGGTTCATTTGCATATGAGAGGCGCACTCTTAGACCAGTTGTTTGCCATCTCTAGGAACTAGCTAGCCCTGGGAGCTCACAGTCCGTGAGCTCAGGGGGCCCACATGCCAGAGCGTCAATAATACAGAAAATAGGAGGATATAGTTACTACAGGGAGTCAGAATACCAGAAGCGGGAGAATGGGGACTTTGGGGCCTCTAAGAGGTGGCCGGCTCCCCGCAGGGCAGTTGGGAGTGAGCTTCGGGCTCTACCCTGAGGTCTGATTCCATCCGGCAGGTGAACATGCTGCTCCTGCCAGCTGACTTCAGACTCCATAAATTacagcctccccccccccaccccgagtccGTTTGGAAAAAgtgaaatgaacaaatgaagacaGGAGCgaaattaaaagataattggAAGTCTGTATTGGGCTTCGGTGGATGTGCGTGCACGCCGCCAATCTGGTCCCTGTGCGGGCAGGATGAATTGAGAACTCCTCAGCTGGCTCAGGGGGTGGATGAAACAGTCAGAGACAAATGCATGCCATGCAAATAAACAGGCCCATCTTCCAGTGATTAGCTTGGAATTCCATCCTACTGGGGCCTCCTCTGGTCTGCTCAGCCTGAAGAGTCTGCGTGATCCAGGGTGGAGGCTGGCTCCAGGTGGGTAGGCAGGGGAAGCCCTGAGTGGAGGGCCCaaggctgggaggaggtgggtgcGGGCATCTCGCGAAGTGTGTGTGCAAAGAGGTGGTGGAGATGTCaaagagggagatggggaggtgTGTGaccttttacacacacatatatgcacatgcatatgtgtgtacacatgcatgtatatgaaggcacatgtatgcacacacacacacacacacacacacacacacacacataagagaGAGACCATGGACCTTTTGAGTCCACAAGCTTTAGCAATAAATGGATCCTACCCAATGGGGAGATGAAGTCCAAACTGTCTGTTTAGCTGGGACTAGAACACGGGGCATCGGACTGGGTCTAGGCATGGAGAAGAAGGTCAAGGATAAATTGCCACTCATTTGAAGGGTACTCACtattggtggtggtgatggcagtTCTCTACACTCACCCAAGGGTCCTTCCTGGATAAATTCTCCTTGACATATGTAGGGTTTTATCACGCTCAGCCTCCCCGGGCTGCATCCTCACCTGGTGGGCACTGTGCATCCACATGGCTTGCTAAAATGTAGAACTATTTCCATTCTGGCTGGTGAATAGCCACTGCCCCAACCCTGCCGGCCTGGCTGCCATCCCCCTAGCAcctcctctgtcctccccaccATTTATGAGCTAGAAATCGATGCTTGGTATCCCCAGGTTCCTCCACGGCGGCACCACTCAGCCAGAGCAGCACTATGCTTCACCAGGAGGTAAAATGTCAAATATCCGCGCCCACCTcagccctgctcccacccctgggctcccattcTGCTCCATCTAGCTGATGCAGGCATAAGAGTTCCTGGACCAAAAGGATGTCACCTCAATCAGGACTCAAAGGCGAAGCCAAACAGGGACCCTGGTGGAACTGCCTGTGGTGAATGCCACCTGCTGAGCCCAGAGTACTGAGCTCATCCCTTTCCGGGAGTCTCATCCAACTTTCCGTTCACGTGACCTCAATAAATAGCTGTCATGTTTGCTATGGGCACAGCCCTTGACCAGGCACTTCTGATCGTACCACCCAGTACAGTCGGCGTTATCAtccccatttaatagatgaggGCACTGAGGCTCCTGGGAGGTGAGGTGATCATGCCCAGGGCCCCACAGCTTGTGAGTGGTACACAGGTGGGGCTCACATCAGTCTCCTCTCTGACCCTGAAGCCTGCATCCACCCAGCCCATCCTGCTGCCTGCTGCCAAACTTCACCTCCGCAGGAACCCAAGGTAAGACCCACATGGCTCTCTGGGGGAACAGCAATGCTGTTCCTCTACCTTCTGAAGTGAGCAGAGGCCAAGGGTGAGTGAGGTCAGGATTCTGGAGACAGCAAGGCACGCTGCAGCCACCAGGAAAGGGATCTGGTCTGGAAAGGGGATTTCAAAGAGCTGGGAATGCCAAGGGCATGAAGAAATGTCCTACTTACAATTTCCACCACACAGGCCATTAGGAAATGGAATAATGGCATGTGAGTCATGCCTGTGAATTTGatggggaaattgaatgtgaaaCGATTCATGGGTGCTGTTCGAGATGGCAGATTGCATCCTGATTTTTCCCTCCTGGAGTGGAATGAATTGAAGCGAAGGGAGCACCCTGAGGTTTGAGTGTGTGGCATAACCCCCTGCCTGCATACAGGGACGGAGCTTCCACAGAGGGCTCGGAGCCAAGAGGGAAAGTCATAATAGTTGTAATAGCCGAGACTGACTGGGTTCCCACCCCGTGTCAGGCTCCGTGCtcagccagggctgcagggacCATCTTGTCGAATCTTCACACAGCCCTACAGGCCAGTTAAGACCCATTCCAccgttgaggaaactgaggctgtttCTTACTCAGGGTCAAGTCAGTTTTAACCCAAAGCTCTAGAGACCCTTGTTAGTACGCAGGATCTCAGGCACCACACTAGCTTCTGAAAACCAGAATCCTCCTGCGAACCAGATCCCTAGGTGAAGCGCTAAAAACATGCCCGTAATCCCAAGAACCAATTAACTGCGTGACCTTGAATACCTGCCCTGAGTCAGAGAGAGATGACACCTTGGCCACTGGCCCCTTGACGTCTGAGCTCCCAAAACCACCTTAACATACATCACCATTGATTCTGATTGTGACAATCTCCTcgcctttgttttcttctctctcaaatAGGCGTGATGCCGTCCTTCTATGGGGCTATTGTCAAAAAACACAGTGGGAAGCCTGGGAGGGcgccaggtgcaggtgcccagcaggTGCTGAGAAGTGTATGTAGAATGAATTGATGAATCCCACTAGAACCCATCGTTGTTAAGGGCTGGTGGTGTGTCTTTCCCCGGGCTAAGAGCAGTTTCTCACTATAGTGAATTTTCACAACCTCACCAAGCTGGTAAGgttatccctgttttacaagGAAGAAACCCAGAAAGGTTAAGTTATTCAcctaaagccacacagctaggaagggGCCGCCCTGGAATTCAAGCCAGGCACCTTTAGATCTGAAGCCAGGCCATGTCCTCTCATGTCATTGCTCGAGTCTTCTCCTCCTGCAGTATTTCTCAGTCGCCAGCTCTGCGTGTCCTTCTGGGGGCAGCACGGTCCCTGGAGCTGGCTGTCCCTGTAGCCCCATCCTAGAAGCTCATCTCTACCCCTTGCTCTCCCCTGCCTTGTTCCAAGCTGCCACTTGCTGGCTCCAAGATGTCCTATGGCTCCCCATGGCCTCTCTTATCAAATCTAAATGCCTCATCCTTTTCTCTAAGGTCCCTTTGATGCCCCGACCTCATTTGTCACTCTTCCCAAACATCCGTTCTGCTCCAGCCAAGCTCATCTGTTTACTGTCCCCTCATCCCTACTGTCGCACGGgccatttctctcactcctggtGCTTTCCCCTACATCTCTGCTGTTCTGTTCACTTTTGCAAAATCCCAGATCAAATCTGGGGCTTCTCTACAGGGACTCAAATCAGGACAGTTGTTCTTGACTCATCCTGGGACCTACTGGAAGTTATAGACCTTCGCTGGAAAAGTGCACATACACATAATATTTCACATGCAAATTCTGGAAGTCCCCAGACTCTCGGAGTCCTGGTTAAGAACCCCTGAGCTTGGGGAAGTGCATGCTGAGCTTTTGGAAGGATGTGTCAAATTGGATTTTGGAGTAAGAAATAGGCCAGCCGAGGGTGACATGTTTTGAATTGTGTGTTTTGCATTTActctgtgcaaaaaaaaaaaaaaaaaaaaatggttttctaGCCAGGTCAGTTTAGAGAACACTGCTCTATGACCTCTGAGCTCaatttcttcacttgtaaaatggagcCAATAAAACCTGCTTTTATATAAGTTGTCATGGTGATTGGATGAGTTGCTTTGTAGTGCACTGTGGACCACCTTCTCTTTGGGCCCCTGCATCTCCTGCGTGTTCAAGAGACCACCAggagagggagaagcagagaccCTCTCCTGCCCATCCCCAGTGGAGAGGGGCCCAAGACGGCTGGGCGCCTGATGAGTGTGGCTGTGGCTCCCAGCTGCTCCCCTAAGAcagcagggaggggctgtgggagaGAGCAAGGGTAGCCTTTGCTTGGAGAGCAGCTGTTGCAACCCGCAGTCCTGATCTGACTCTTGCATCTCCTAGAGACTAGAGAGCTGGCTGCTGGCCCCAGAGAGGCAGGGCAGGTTTGCGTTCCACGGCCCCGAGTCTCTAAATGGAACTAACTCAGCGCAGCCAGGGGCCTCACTGGCCCATTAGAGCTGCTCCAGCCGATTACAAACCAATACTCTGAAAAGAGACAGCCATCCAGGTGCAGAACGGGGAGAGATTGGCCCCAGCCAAGATGCAGAgagccagaggagggaggggaggctgcagggagagCAGTCAGGGATACTGGGACTGGGGCAGTCCGAGGAGGGCAGCATGGGGAGGtagggaggtggaggggtgggtgAGGGTGAGCTGCACCTAGCATCCACACAGCCTCCTCCCAGGCTGGTTCTGGGGATGGAGAAGCAAATGGAGAATGAGCAGCAGCTTCATTGGGCACCTACTCTGTGTCAGCCAGGGGGCTAGGAACCCCACATTctttgtcatttaatcctcattccTACACAGAGGCAAGGCTGTGTGTTCAACCAAGTTCCCGTTCAGCTTCCTCTTCCTGGGCACCCAGTAAAACTACATCTTCCAGCCCCTC carries:
- the KLHDC7A gene encoding kelch domain-containing protein 7A isoform X1; translated protein: MLPRGGGAETQDWHLDMQLTGKVVLSAAALLLVTVAYRLYKSRPTQAPRRGGNAKVKAEQEAEGSGQPATHGAVSGAPRWGLRRRRGSEGTGELPSCSWENPERSGVLATGASSKDSEARETGQPGNKGAGGGQGGPRLDSHLTAPPRGGQEAGTASGGKPRLTHHPHLCSEPKSSPIGLTAADGNSGGGEPTPWLNSGPPKQPGAREQESPHQRWAAHTGDGSDMSKSWVFTRVTGVHREEAGALQAASDMGLALHQQEGATDASYTFSSMARVRVVENFIPEKGEGIRSPLKGKVYDYYVESTSQATSRGTLAPRRAALAEAPSPVSVPHPLGTGAASGGHVDDRVGGAEAAASPQPELSSSVQGFSRKESLLQIVDNPELQLQLDGFGNSAPSCPDQSAPPTGPISRDSLGFGSAGSSGKPHVQFVAGTNFFHLPLTPGSAPGVHLDLGNCYEVLTFAKRQSLEALKEAAYKVMSDNYLQVLRSPDIYGCLSGAERELILQRRLRGHKHLVVADLCPQEDCSRLCCYDSEQDVWHPLARLPPEAVSRGCAICSLFNYLFVVSGCQGSGRQPSNRVFCYNPLTGIWSEVCPLNQARPHCRLVALDGHLYAIGGECLNTVERYDPRLDRWTFAPPLPNDTFALAHTATECGGEIFVTGGSLRYLLLRFSAQEQRWRVGPTGGGKDRTAEMVAVKGFLYRFDLNRSLGISVYRCSASTRLWYECATYRTPYPDAFQCAVVDDLIYCVGRQRTLRFLADYVSPRFVPEEPQSFPSPQGTLLPTVLTLPGPEVPQTRV
- the KLHDC7A gene encoding kelch domain-containing protein 7A isoform X2, with product MLPRGGGAETQDWHLDMQLTGKVVLSAAALLLVTVAYRLYKSRPTQAPRRGGNAKVKAEQEAEGSGQPATHGAVSGAPRWGLRRRRGSEGTGELPSCSWENPERSGVLATGASSKDSEARETGQPGNKGAGGGQGGPRLDSHLTAPPRGGQEAGTASGGKPRLTHHPHLCSEPKSSPIGLTAADGNSGGGEPTPWLNSGPPKQPGAREQESPHQRWAAHTGDGSDMMPHPLGTGAASGGHVDDRVGGAEAAASPQPELSSSVQGFSRKESLLQIVDNPELQLQLDGFGNSAPSCPDQSAPPTGPISRDSLGFGSAGSSGKPHVQFVAGTNFFHLPLTPGSAPGVHLDLGNCYEVLTFAKRQSLEALKEAAYKVMSDNYLQVLRSPDIYGCLSGAERELILQRRLRGHKHLVVADLCPQEDCSRLCCYDSEQDVWHPLARLPPEAVSRGCAICSLFNYLFVVSGCQGSGRQPSNRVFCYNPLTGIWSEVCPLNQARPHCRLVALDGHLYAIGGECLNTVERYDPRLDRWTFAPPLPNDTFALAHTATECGGEIFVTGGSLRYLLLRFSAQEQRWRVGPTGGGKDRTAEMVAVKGFLYRFDLNRSLGISVYRCSASTRLWYECATYRTPYPDAFQCAVVDDLIYCVGRQRTLRFLADYVSPRFVPEEPQSFPSPQGTLLPTVLTLPGPEVPQTRV